From Rhodothermales bacterium, the proteins below share one genomic window:
- a CDS encoding 5'-nucleotidase C-terminal domain-containing protein: MSRLLTLIALLVLAGCRATQPGPAAPEALAIAEPVVTFTPIGDSLADDPAMEALVAPYRAQLQSKVNEVIGEATALFEKAQPEGPLGNLAADAMLADVQQWTSRPVDLALTNNGGLRVPINPGPITVGVIYELMPFDNMLSVVDLTGVMVDSLAQQLARMGGEPIAGFTFAIRDRAATDIRVAGAPLDPARTYRLVTSDYLANGGGDMPALWSPAGREDLGVLLRDSYIRYIKDKGTIRPSKDGRVSQIAN, encoded by the coding sequence ATGTCCCGTCTGCTCACCCTGATCGCCCTGCTCGTGCTTGCCGGCTGCCGCGCTACGCAGCCCGGGCCGGCCGCGCCCGAGGCGCTCGCGATTGCGGAACCGGTCGTCACCTTCACCCCGATCGGCGACTCGCTGGCCGACGACCCGGCTATGGAGGCGCTCGTCGCCCCGTACCGGGCGCAGCTCCAGAGCAAGGTGAACGAGGTCATCGGCGAAGCCACCGCACTGTTTGAGAAAGCCCAGCCCGAGGGTCCGCTCGGCAACCTCGCCGCCGACGCCATGCTGGCCGACGTGCAGCAATGGACGAGCCGGCCGGTAGACCTGGCCCTCACGAACAACGGCGGGCTGCGCGTGCCGATCAACCCGGGGCCCATCACGGTGGGTGTGATCTACGAACTGATGCCGTTCGACAACATGCTGAGCGTCGTCGACCTGACCGGCGTGATGGTGGATTCCCTCGCCCAGCAGCTCGCCCGGATGGGCGGCGAGCCCATCGCCGGCTTCACGTTTGCCATCCGCGACCGGGCGGCGACCGACATCCGCGTCGCCGGCGCTCCGCTCGATCCGGCGCGCACCTATCGGCTGGTGACGTCCGACTATCTCGCCAACGGCGGCGGCGACATGCCGGCGCTCTGGTCCCCGGCCGGCCGCGAGGACCTCGGCGTCCTGCTGCGCGACAGCTACATCCGGTACATAAAAGATAAAGGAACGATCCGGCCATCTAAAGATGGGCGGGTATCGCAAATTGCAAATTGA
- a CDS encoding AbgT family transporter: MEPTSAAARPSRFARFLTVVERIGNALPHPATLFAIFAMIVIVLSWVFSQFDLSVVNPGSGEVVRPVNLLSREGLHRILTEMLTNFTGFAPLGTVLVAMLGIGVAEGSGLIGAGLRLLVISAPTRLLTFVIVMAGVLSNAASEVGYVLLVPLSALIFLAVGRHPIAGLAAAFAGVSGGYSANLFLGTVDPLLAGLSQEAAQIIDPAYTVNPAANYYFMAASTFVIAAAGTWVTERIVVPRLGAYTGDVQAEEVKPLSSAEKRGLWYAGAGIAVLSGLVLWGLIPEDGFLREIGTGSILRSPFMEGIVAFIFIAASLAGILYGIGAGTLHSDADVMKGMGKSMSALGLYMVLVFFAAQFVAYFRWTNLGLIFAIEGADLLKASGLGPIPLMVAFILLSALINLSIGSASAKWAIMAPVFIPMFMLLGYTPELVQAAYRIGDSATNIISPMMSYFALIVAFVETYDKKAGIGTVVATMLPYTLAFLAVWMTLLVLWLVLGWPLGPGAALFLPTP, encoded by the coding sequence ATGGAACCGACCTCCGCCGCGGCCAGGCCGTCGCGTTTTGCGCGCTTTCTAACCGTTGTCGAGCGCATCGGCAATGCCCTGCCGCATCCGGCAACGCTGTTCGCGATCTTCGCGATGATCGTGATCGTGCTGTCGTGGGTGTTCAGCCAGTTCGATCTTTCCGTCGTCAACCCTGGATCGGGCGAGGTGGTCCGGCCGGTGAACCTGCTTTCGCGGGAGGGGCTGCATCGGATCCTGACCGAGATGCTGACGAATTTTACGGGTTTTGCGCCGCTCGGGACGGTGCTCGTGGCGATGCTCGGAATCGGGGTGGCGGAAGGCAGCGGCCTGATCGGCGCCGGCCTGCGGCTGCTCGTCATCTCCGCGCCGACGCGGCTGCTGACGTTCGTGATCGTCATGGCCGGCGTGCTCTCGAACGCGGCGAGCGAGGTCGGCTACGTCCTGCTCGTTCCGCTCAGCGCCCTGATCTTTCTGGCCGTCGGCCGGCATCCCATCGCCGGCCTCGCGGCGGCCTTCGCCGGCGTCTCCGGCGGCTACAGCGCCAACCTGTTTCTCGGGACGGTGGATCCGCTGCTCGCCGGTCTCTCCCAGGAGGCGGCGCAGATCATCGACCCCGCGTACACGGTCAACCCCGCCGCCAACTACTACTTCATGGCGGCGTCGACATTCGTGATCGCGGCGGCCGGCACGTGGGTCACCGAGCGCATCGTGGTGCCGCGCCTCGGGGCGTATACGGGCGACGTGCAGGCCGAGGAGGTCAAGCCGCTCAGCTCGGCCGAAAAACGGGGCCTTTGGTACGCCGGCGCCGGCATCGCCGTGCTGTCCGGCCTCGTGCTCTGGGGGCTTATCCCGGAGGACGGATTTCTGCGCGAGATCGGGACCGGGAGCATCCTCCGGTCGCCCTTCATGGAAGGCATCGTCGCGTTCATCTTTATCGCCGCGAGCCTCGCCGGCATCCTCTACGGGATCGGCGCCGGGACGCTCCACAGCGATGCGGACGTGATGAAGGGCATGGGCAAGTCGATGTCGGCCCTCGGCCTCTACATGGTGCTGGTCTTTTTCGCCGCACAGTTCGTCGCCTACTTCCGGTGGACGAATCTCGGCCTCATCTTCGCCATCGAAGGCGCGGATCTGCTGAAGGCGTCCGGCCTCGGTCCCATCCCGCTGATGGTGGCCTTCATCCTGCTCTCGGCGCTGATCAATCTCTCGATCGGGAGCGCGTCCGCGAAGTGGGCCATCATGGCGCCGGTGTTTATCCCGATGTTCATGCTGCTGGGCTATACGCCCGAGCTCGTCCAGGCCGCCTACCGCATCGGCGACAGCGCGACGAACATCATCTCCCCCATGATGTCGTATTTCGCGCTGATCGTGGCGTTCGTGGAGACGTACGACAAAAAAGCCGGCATCGGCACCGTCGTCGCCACCATGCTGCCGTACACGCTGGCTTTCCTCGCCGTGTGGATGACGCTGCTCGTGCTCTGGCTGGTGCTCGGCTGGCCGCTCGGACCGGGCGCGGCCCTCTTCCTGCCGACGCCCTGA
- a CDS encoding gamma-glutamylcyclotransferase family protein, with product MVAPDADLLASLRRLNALRASRSRTRERERLEAEMETRFGVSCRLVVYGTLAPGESNADQLAPLEGIWRSATVRGARHPRGWGAVTFYPAFRWDEAGAAIPVQLFESGALPGHWRRLDRFEGPTYGRVLVPVYLDAGWTVANVYEARET from the coding sequence ATGGTTGCACCCGATGCCGATCTGCTGGCGTCGCTGCGCCGGCTCAACGCGCTGCGCGCCTCTCGTTCCCGAACGCGCGAACGCGAGCGGTTGGAGGCGGAGATGGAAACGCGTTTTGGGGTTTCCTGCCGGCTCGTCGTCTACGGTACCCTCGCTCCCGGCGAATCGAACGCGGATCAGCTGGCGCCGCTGGAAGGGATCTGGCGGTCCGCGACGGTCCGCGGAGCCCGCCATCCACGCGGATGGGGGGCGGTGACCTTCTATCCGGCATTTCGATGGGATGAGGCCGGCGCGGCCATCCCGGTCCAGCTCTTCGAATCCGGTGCACTTCCCGGTCACTGGCGCCGGCTCGATCGGTTCGAGGGACCCACGTACGGTCGGGTGCTCGTCCCGGTCTACCTGGATGCGGGTTGGACGGTTGCGAACGTCTACGAAGCGCGGGAAACATGA
- a CDS encoding T9SS type A sorting domain-containing protein: MKRYLLLLLWVCAAGPLPGFAQTSVFINEIHYDNTGADIDEAIEIAGPSGTDLSGWSLVLYNGSGGAAYDTQNLSGVIPDLGGGFGVVTVTYPSNGLQNGSPDGIVLYDGASVVQFLSYEGSFTAVGGVADGLTSTDIGVSESSGPLGESLQLGGTGSTAEDFVWEASQANTFGAFNANQIFNGDGGPPTPPNVVINEVDADQTSTDNAEFVELFAAPNTDLSGLALVLFNGSNDQAYQAFDLDGFATDADGYFVVCGDAVNVPNCDLDVSPNTDLIQNGADAVALYQADASAFPNGTPVTVENLIDALVYDTDDADDLELLALLNAGEPQVNENGNGAKDTESMQRIPNGSGGARNTAAFTTLPPTPGAINEAPAPDVSVVINEVDSDQTSGDTAEFVELFADPATDLSGLVLVFYNGSNDQSYQAFDLDGFATDADGYFVLCANAATVANCDLDVTPDTDLIQNGADAIALFVGDASAFPNGTPVTTVNLVDAVVYDTDDADDAGLLVLLNAGEAQVNENASGSKDTQSIQRIPNGSGGGRNTSTYSLFDPTPGAENGVVPFAGTFEIYALQGAGLTSPYAGFRVATENNVVTALSTNGFFIQTPADRSDNDPATSDGLFVFTGSAPTVSVGDLVSVTGSLVEFFEFTEFTDDPVVTVLGSGAPVPDPVVFDGATPSPDQPQDANAYERYEGMRVTVANGLVSGPSQSFGTDPEAEAFVVASGQLPFREKGIVYPGLSGLPVWDGNPEVFELDPDKLGLDNQILTVGSTFQATGVIGFEFGDYELWPTELTVTPAPLPIPVRAAEAGEATVGSLNLFRLFDDIKDGTEDTVPLDEYQTRLAKFSIYIRDVLGAPDILAVEEVEKLGVLQALAARIQADDPTLAYDAYLVEGNDVGGIDVGFLVKPARVQVNAVTQLGATETLSVDGSLLHDRPPLLLEADFLAYGLPAFPIEAMVVHNRSLNGIEDPGSGGDRVRQKRLEQALSIATMIQDRQTANPDVRLVVLGDFNAFEFTDGYVDAVGIIRGSFDPSESLLSGADLVEPDLTNQVLTVPAENRYSFVNQGSPQVLDHALTSAGLDPFVTGFSYGRGNAGAPLVLIDDPSNALRSSDHDGLVVFIQAQEPFQATAVLAARNSMYLDSGVHVASGDVLVRDDATDATLAGAELVLDRKVITAAGYQMKANEIVILPNSVVKSDVTFNTLTNAGTITGTQTSPLALPAFAFPPFPAIDAGGDDLIVGSNQTVTLAPGSYGDITVRSNGTLVLAGGLYQVSSVTLASNANLRYSSAAELRVDGVFTASQTVNVTPASGATVDASDFVIFAAGANGTTSTAVDFGHFSTISASIYAPNGTIEFFGNSTATGAFLARDIEVGRNTTVQLDNHWAVETLAPVVAARAGQDAPALLLQTAAELPEAYGLGANYPNPFNPVTVIPFSLPEASHVSLVVYDLLGRKVETLVDRAMEPGFHQARFDAGALPSGAYLYRIEAGSFVRTGKMMLVK, encoded by the coding sequence ATGAAACGATACCTGCTTCTATTGCTATGGGTATGCGCTGCAGGCCCCCTTCCCGGCTTCGCGCAGACCAGCGTCTTCATCAATGAGATTCATTACGACAACACCGGCGCGGACATCGACGAGGCGATCGAAATCGCAGGTCCGTCCGGGACCGACTTGTCCGGCTGGAGCCTCGTGCTCTACAACGGGAGCGGCGGCGCCGCCTACGACACCCAGAACCTGTCCGGCGTCATCCCCGACCTCGGCGGCGGCTTCGGCGTCGTAACCGTCACGTATCCCTCGAACGGCCTCCAGAACGGCTCGCCCGACGGGATCGTCCTCTACGACGGCGCCAGCGTCGTCCAGTTCTTGAGCTACGAGGGGAGCTTTACGGCCGTCGGCGGCGTCGCCGACGGGTTGACCAGCACGGACATCGGCGTCAGCGAATCGTCGGGGCCGCTCGGCGAATCGCTGCAGCTCGGCGGTACGGGTTCGACGGCGGAAGATTTCGTCTGGGAAGCCTCCCAGGCCAACACCTTCGGCGCGTTCAACGCCAACCAGATCTTCAACGGCGACGGCGGCCCGCCTACCCCGCCCAACGTCGTCATCAATGAGGTCGACGCAGACCAGACCAGCACCGACAACGCGGAGTTCGTCGAACTCTTCGCCGCGCCGAACACCGACCTTTCGGGGCTCGCGCTCGTGCTGTTCAACGGCAGCAACGACCAGGCCTACCAGGCCTTCGACCTCGACGGCTTCGCCACCGACGCCGACGGCTACTTCGTCGTCTGCGGCGATGCCGTCAACGTGCCGAACTGCGACCTGGACGTGTCGCCGAACACCGACCTGATCCAGAACGGGGCAGATGCCGTCGCCCTGTATCAGGCGGATGCGTCGGCCTTCCCGAACGGCACGCCGGTGACCGTCGAGAACCTGATCGACGCGCTGGTCTACGACACCGACGACGCCGACGACCTGGAGCTGCTCGCACTGCTGAACGCCGGCGAGCCCCAGGTCAACGAAAACGGCAACGGCGCGAAGGACACCGAATCGATGCAGCGCATCCCGAACGGCTCGGGCGGCGCGCGGAACACGGCGGCCTTTACGACGCTCCCCCCGACGCCCGGCGCGATCAACGAGGCGCCGGCGCCCGACGTCAGCGTCGTCATCAATGAAGTCGACTCCGATCAGACAAGCGGCGACACCGCCGAATTCGTCGAACTCTTCGCCGATCCGGCCACCGACCTGTCGGGCCTCGTGCTGGTGTTCTACAACGGCAGCAACGACCAGTCCTACCAGGCCTTCGACCTCGACGGCTTCGCCACCGACGCCGACGGCTACTTCGTCCTCTGCGCCAACGCCGCGACGGTGGCGAACTGCGACCTCGACGTTACGCCGGACACGGACCTGATCCAGAACGGCGCCGACGCGATCGCGCTGTTCGTCGGCGACGCCTCGGCCTTCCCGAACGGGACGCCCGTGACGACCGTCAACCTGGTCGACGCCGTCGTCTACGACACCGACGACGCCGACGACGCCGGCCTGCTCGTGCTCCTGAACGCCGGCGAGGCCCAGGTGAACGAAAACGCGTCCGGCTCCAAGGACACCCAGTCCATCCAGCGCATCCCGAACGGGTCGGGCGGCGGGCGCAATACGTCGACCTACAGCCTCTTCGACCCGACGCCGGGCGCCGAAAACGGCGTGGTGCCCTTCGCCGGCACCTTCGAGATCTACGCCCTCCAGGGCGCGGGGCTGACGTCGCCGTACGCCGGCTTCCGCGTGGCGACGGAGAACAACGTCGTCACCGCACTGTCGACCAACGGCTTTTTCATCCAGACGCCGGCCGACCGGTCGGACAACGACCCGGCCACCTCGGATGGCCTCTTCGTCTTCACCGGCAGCGCGCCGACGGTGAGCGTCGGCGACCTGGTCTCGGTCACCGGCTCGCTCGTCGAGTTCTTCGAGTTCACCGAATTCACCGACGACCCTGTCGTCACGGTGCTCGGCAGCGGCGCTCCGGTGCCCGATCCGGTCGTGTTCGATGGCGCGACGCCGTCGCCGGATCAGCCGCAGGACGCCAACGCGTACGAGCGGTACGAAGGGATGCGGGTGACGGTGGCCAACGGCCTCGTCTCCGGCCCGAGCCAGAGCTTCGGCACGGACCCCGAGGCGGAAGCGTTTGTCGTGGCGAGCGGCCAGCTGCCGTTCCGCGAAAAAGGCATCGTCTACCCGGGTCTCTCCGGCCTGCCGGTGTGGGACGGCAACCCCGAAGTGTTCGAACTCGACCCCGACAAGCTCGGGCTCGACAACCAGATCCTGACGGTCGGTTCGACCTTCCAGGCCACGGGCGTCATCGGGTTTGAGTTCGGGGATTACGAGCTGTGGCCGACGGAGCTGACCGTCACGCCGGCGCCGCTGCCCATCCCGGTGCGCGCCGCGGAGGCCGGCGAGGCGACCGTCGGCTCGCTCAACCTGTTCCGGCTCTTCGACGACATCAAGGACGGCACGGAAGACACGGTGCCGCTGGACGAATACCAGACACGACTGGCCAAATTCTCGATCTACATCCGCGACGTGCTCGGCGCGCCGGATATCCTCGCCGTCGAGGAAGTCGAGAAGCTCGGCGTACTCCAGGCGCTGGCCGCCCGGATCCAGGCGGACGACCCGACGCTCGCGTACGACGCCTACCTCGTGGAAGGCAACGACGTCGGCGGGATCGACGTGGGCTTCCTCGTGAAGCCGGCGCGCGTGCAGGTCAACGCCGTCACCCAGCTCGGCGCGACCGAGACCCTGTCGGTCGACGGCTCGCTGCTGCACGACCGGCCGCCGCTCCTGCTGGAGGCCGACTTCCTGGCCTACGGCCTGCCGGCCTTCCCGATCGAGGCGATGGTCGTCCACAACCGCTCGCTCAACGGGATCGAGGATCCCGGCTCCGGCGGCGACCGCGTCCGCCAGAAACGCCTCGAGCAGGCACTTTCGATCGCGACGATGATCCAGGACCGCCAGACCGCCAACCCGGATGTGCGTCTCGTGGTGCTGGGCGACTTCAACGCGTTCGAGTTCACCGACGGCTACGTGGATGCCGTGGGCATCATCCGGGGCTCGTTCGACCCGTCCGAGAGCCTGCTGAGCGGAGCCGACCTCGTCGAGCCCGACCTCACGAACCAGGTGCTGACGGTGCCGGCGGAAAACCGGTATTCGTTCGTCAACCAGGGCAGTCCGCAGGTGCTCGACCACGCGCTCACATCGGCCGGCCTCGACCCGTTCGTCACCGGCTTCAGCTACGGCCGCGGCAACGCCGGCGCGCCGCTGGTGCTGATCGACGACCCGTCGAACGCCCTGCGGTCGTCCGACCACGACGGCCTCGTCGTCTTCATCCAGGCGCAGGAGCCGTTCCAGGCAACCGCGGTGCTGGCCGCACGGAACAGCATGTACCTGGATTCCGGCGTCCATGTCGCCAGCGGTGATGTGCTCGTTCGGGACGACGCGACGGACGCAACGCTCGCCGGCGCCGAACTCGTGCTCGACCGCAAAGTCATCACGGCAGCCGGTTATCAAATGAAAGCCAACGAGATCGTGATCCTGCCCAATTCGGTGGTCAAGAGCGACGTTACGTTCAACACGCTAACGAACGCAGGCACCATCACAGGCACGCAGACCAGTCCGCTCGCTCTGCCGGCATTCGCCTTCCCGCCGTTCCCGGCGATCGACGCCGGCGGCGACGACCTGATCGTCGGCTCGAACCAGACGGTGACGCTGGCGCCCGGATCGTACGGCGACATCACCGTCCGATCGAACGGCACCCTCGTGCTGGCCGGCGGCCTGTATCAGGTCTCCTCCGTTACCCTGGCGAGCAACGCCAACCTGCGCTACAGCAGCGCGGCGGAGTTGCGGGTCGATGGCGTCTTCACGGCAAGCCAGACGGTGAACGTGACGCCGGCGAGCGGCGCGACGGTGGATGCGTCCGACTTCGTCATCTTCGCGGCCGGCGCGAACGGGACGACGTCGACGGCGGTCGACTTTGGCCATTTCAGCACGATCTCCGCCAGTATTTACGCACCGAACGGCACCATCGAGTTTTTCGGCAACAGCACCGCAACCGGCGCCTTCCTCGCCAGGGACATCGAAGTGGGCCGCAATACCACGGTACAACTGGACAACCACTGGGCGGTGGAAACGCTCGCTCCGGTCGTCGCCGCGAGAGCAGGGCAGGATGCGCCGGCGTTGCTGCTGCAAACGGCGGCCGAGCTGCCGGAAGCGTACGGCCTCGGTGCGAACTACCCGAACCCGTTCAATCCGGTGACGGTGATTCCGTTCAGCCTGCCCGAAGCGAGCCACGTCTCGCTGGTCGTGTACGACCTGCTCGGCCGTAAGGTCGAGACCCTCGTCGACCGCGCGATGGAGCCCGGTTTCCACCAGGCTCGTTTCGACGCCGGCGCCTTACCGAGCGGGGCCTACCTGTACCGCATCGAGGCCGGCTCGTTCGTGCGCACCGGCAAGATGATGCTGGTGAAATAA
- a CDS encoding TonB-dependent receptor: protein MVYINGKPSPVRGDFLASYLQQIPSGMVEKVEVIPNPSAKFDPDGMAGIINLVMKQDSDLGTSGGLTLGIGTSDSYNASGNLNFQKGKLSLFTNYGFRYDDRLNTGYNFRENRYLDPLTYLEQNEDGSRKNLSNMVNVNADYAFNKKDVLSASAQMSLRNGDGDGVNTYAQLGTNSELTGLYDRLSGSANDGFNMDYKLSFKRTIETSKHEFSADLRYNRSNGSNDDLFTQQLRNLDGTSANATPDLQRNNQDNLENEYTAQVDYVRPLGAGRLETGYKGTLQQLDNGFYSEQFDYGMGAYLPDLNLNNEFIYNEQVHAAYGILSGSVGKLDLQGGVRLEQALTTFDLTTTSESFDNNYFSVFPSAFASYKFSDTRAIRLSYSKRIQRPRTRMLNPFTNYNDPLNLFVGNPYLKPEYVHAYELSLQQFSNKGSLSLAPYYRKTINQMERFKTIDPATGISTTTFENFDSSESWGSEIIGSLRLGQKLNGFASFNLYKVVTNGSNVDTDLSNSAISWSSRFNATWQVRPGLDLQASYFYRAPTDMAQGRISAFSRADISIRQKFMNDKASLTLRVSDPFDQMGFKFIVDDNTFYQLGERKWQSRNAYLAFTYNFGRQPQRRNRDRNDNAGGGDMGGDVGIN, encoded by the coding sequence GTGGTGTACATCAACGGCAAGCCCTCGCCGGTCCGGGGCGACTTCCTCGCCTCCTACCTGCAGCAGATCCCCTCCGGCATGGTCGAGAAGGTCGAAGTCATCCCCAACCCCTCCGCGAAGTTCGACCCGGACGGGATGGCCGGCATCATCAACCTCGTGATGAAGCAGGACAGCGACCTCGGGACGAGCGGCGGCCTCACGCTGGGCATCGGGACGAGCGATTCGTACAACGCGTCGGGTAACCTGAACTTCCAGAAAGGCAAGCTGAGCCTCTTCACGAACTACGGCTTCCGGTATGACGACCGGTTGAACACCGGCTACAACTTCCGCGAGAACCGCTACCTCGACCCGCTCACGTACCTCGAGCAGAATGAAGACGGCAGCCGGAAGAACCTGTCGAACATGGTCAACGTGAATGCCGACTATGCCTTCAACAAGAAGGACGTGCTCTCCGCCTCCGCCCAGATGAGCCTGCGCAACGGCGACGGCGACGGCGTCAACACCTACGCGCAGCTGGGCACGAACAGCGAACTGACCGGGCTCTACGACCGCCTCTCCGGCAGCGCGAACGACGGCTTCAACATGGACTACAAGCTGTCCTTCAAGCGCACGATCGAAACCTCGAAGCACGAGTTCAGCGCCGACCTGCGCTACAACCGCTCGAACGGGTCCAACGACGACCTCTTCACCCAGCAGCTGCGCAACCTGGACGGCACCTCGGCCAACGCCACGCCGGACCTCCAGCGCAACAACCAGGACAACCTGGAGAACGAATACACGGCGCAGGTGGACTATGTGCGCCCGCTCGGCGCCGGCCGGCTCGAAACGGGCTACAAAGGGACCTTGCAGCAGCTCGACAACGGGTTCTACTCCGAACAGTTCGACTACGGGATGGGCGCCTACCTGCCCGACCTCAACTTGAACAACGAGTTCATCTACAACGAGCAGGTGCATGCCGCCTACGGCATCCTGAGCGGCTCCGTCGGCAAGCTCGACCTCCAGGGCGGCGTCCGCCTCGAACAGGCCCTCACCACGTTCGACCTGACCACGACCAGCGAGAGCTTCGACAACAACTACTTCAGCGTCTTCCCGAGCGCCTTCGCTTCCTACAAGTTCTCGGACACACGCGCCATCCGGCTCAGCTACAGCAAGCGCATCCAGCGCCCCCGCACCCGGATGCTGAATCCCTTCACGAACTACAACGACCCCCTCAATCTCTTTGTCGGGAATCCGTACCTGAAGCCGGAATACGTGCACGCCTACGAGCTGTCGCTCCAGCAGTTCTCGAACAAGGGCTCGCTCAGCCTGGCTCCGTACTACCGGAAGACCATCAACCAGATGGAGCGGTTCAAAACGATCGATCCGGCGACGGGCATCTCGACGACGACCTTCGAGAACTTCGACTCCAGCGAATCCTGGGGCAGCGAAATCATCGGCTCCCTGCGCCTCGGCCAGAAGCTGAACGGGTTCGCCAGCTTCAACCTCTACAAGGTGGTCACCAACGGCAGCAACGTCGACACCGACCTGAGCAACTCGGCGATTTCCTGGTCGTCGCGCTTCAACGCCACCTGGCAGGTGCGCCCGGGCCTCGACCTCCAGGCCTCCTACTTCTACCGCGCCCCGACCGACATGGCGCAGGGCCGCATCTCGGCCTTCTCGCGCGCGGACATCTCCATCCGGCAGAAGTTCATGAACGACAAGGCGAGCCTCACGCTCCGCGTCAGCGACCCGTTCGACCAGATGGGCTTCAAGTTCATCGTCGACGACAACACCTTCTACCAGCTCGGCGAACGCAAATGGCAGTCGCGCAACGCGTACCTGGCGTTCACCTACAACTTCGGCCGGCAGCCCCAGCGCCGCAACCGCGACCGCAACGATAACGCCGGCGGCGGCGACATGGGCGGCGACGTGGGGATCAATTGA
- a CDS encoding carboxypeptidase regulatory-like domain-containing protein, producing MYANRYRLSTPLFLLFAALLAAGIALPAQAQGQRPPAPQGVLSGSVQDSDTGEAISTATIAVWSSRDSSLVTGAVSNVDGTFMIEQIRPGSYYVKVSFIGYENAVANDINITPASPRVSLGAIRLTPDTQQLEGVEVVAEREAVTFEIDRTVYNTKDQITSTGGSASDVLQNIPSVEVDIDGNISLRGN from the coding sequence ATGTACGCCAATAGATACCGCCTCTCAACCCCGCTATTCCTCCTTTTCGCCGCCCTGCTGGCGGCAGGCATCGCCCTTCCGGCCCAGGCCCAGGGCCAGCGTCCCCCCGCTCCGCAAGGGGTTCTCAGCGGATCGGTGCAGGACAGCGACACCGGCGAGGCCATCTCCACGGCCACGATCGCGGTCTGGAGCTCCCGGGACAGCAGCCTGGTGACGGGCGCCGTGAGCAACGTCGACGGGACGTTCATGATCGAGCAGATCCGGCCAGGGAGCTACTATGTCAAGGTCAGCTTCATCGGCTACGAAAACGCCGTGGCGAACGACATCAACATCACGCCGGCGAGTCCGCGCGTGTCGCTCGGCGCCATCCGGCTCACGCCGGACACCCAGCAGCTCGAGGGCGTCGAAGTCGTCGCCGAGCGGGAAGCCGTGACGTTCGAGATCGACCGGACGGTCTACAACACCAAGGATCAGATCACGAGCACGGGCGGCTCCGCGTCCGACGTCCTCCAGAACATCCCCTCGGTGGAAGTCGATATCGACGGCAACATCAGCCTGCGCGGCAACTAG